From Gemmatimonadota bacterium, the proteins below share one genomic window:
- a CDS encoding FeoA family protein has protein sequence MTHFTHPRTLDKVPPGTEAVIQEVGGLPEGSRRLMELGLVPGTRVQVIRRAPLGDPLEIRVRGTHLSLRLSEAAEVYVSPA, from the coding sequence ATGACGCATTTCACCCACCCCCGGACGCTGGACAAGGTGCCCCCCGGTACCGAAGCCGTGATTCAGGAAGTGGGCGGTCTGCCGGAGGGTTCGCGTCGCCTGATGGAGCTGGGGCTCGTTCCCGGAACGCGCGTGCAGGTCATCCGCCGGGCGCCGCTGGGTGACCCGCTGGAGATTCGCGTCCGCGGGACTCACTTGTCTCTGCGCCTGTCGGAGGCAGCTGAAGTCTATGTCTCACCAGCCTGA
- a CDS encoding MmgE/PrpD family protein codes for MQSVSRTLAEWSHTLDFDALPAEAVECAKRFLYDSVGCALGGYQTEDVEIASSVLLDSGGTPQATLIGSGAKTSALHASFLNSLMVRALDYNDIYWKQDPSHPSDILPAAMALGELKGLTGRDLIVGIVLGHEIEMRLCEAAFPGIREVGWHHATLTAFASPFVAARMLGLDVERTIAAVGISASHSGSFGSVTAGNLTMMKNTVDPMACRSGVEGALLAERGYVGPEPIFEGREGLGHCISKDWKWDIVTEGLGESWRILQCSMKAFPVEALIHTPLTVTLALREEHHLRPENISDVRIQTIARAAEILSDPSKYDPRSRETADHSLPYCIAAALADGSVTTAQFERERIVDPELRPLMAKIRVEAKAEFEELFPALQPCEVSITTTDGKTHTQRMDYPMGDPRNPMTDAQMEAKFHALSKGVLSSDRIAAAEAAIHDAENAPTITELMEAFASPPE; via the coding sequence ATGCAAAGCGTCAGCCGAACACTCGCCGAATGGTCCCACACGCTCGACTTCGATGCACTTCCCGCCGAGGCGGTCGAGTGCGCAAAGCGCTTCCTCTACGACTCCGTGGGATGCGCCCTCGGCGGGTACCAGACCGAAGATGTGGAGATTGCCTCCTCGGTGCTTCTCGATTCCGGCGGGACGCCGCAGGCCACGCTCATTGGGTCCGGCGCGAAGACCTCCGCACTCCATGCGTCCTTCCTGAACTCTCTCATGGTTCGCGCGCTCGACTACAACGACATCTACTGGAAGCAGGATCCCTCCCATCCGTCGGACATCCTCCCGGCCGCCATGGCACTGGGAGAGCTGAAAGGCCTGACGGGACGCGATCTCATCGTCGGCATTGTCCTGGGCCATGAGATCGAGATGCGCCTCTGCGAAGCCGCATTCCCCGGCATTCGCGAGGTCGGCTGGCACCATGCCACGCTGACGGCGTTCGCATCCCCCTTCGTCGCCGCCCGGATGCTCGGACTGGATGTCGAGCGCACCATCGCGGCGGTGGGCATCTCCGCCTCGCACTCCGGGAGCTTCGGGTCGGTGACGGCGGGGAATCTCACCATGATGAAGAACACGGTCGACCCCATGGCCTGCCGTTCGGGAGTTGAGGGAGCGCTCCTCGCGGAGCGGGGCTATGTCGGGCCGGAACCGATCTTCGAAGGGCGGGAAGGCCTCGGCCACTGCATCAGCAAGGACTGGAAGTGGGACATCGTCACGGAAGGACTCGGGGAGTCCTGGCGCATTCTCCAGTGCTCCATGAAGGCGTTCCCCGTGGAGGCTCTCATCCACACGCCCTTGACCGTTACGCTGGCGCTCCGCGAAGAACACCACTTGCGCCCGGAGAACATCTCTGATGTCCGCATTCAGACCATCGCGAGAGCTGCCGAGATCCTCTCCGATCCCAGCAAGTATGACCCGCGCTCCCGGGAAACGGCGGACCACTCGCTGCCCTACTGCATTGCGGCCGCGCTGGCCGACGGCAGCGTAACGACCGCGCAGTTCGAACGGGAACGGATCGTGGATCCGGAGCTTCGGCCGCTCATGGCGAAGATCCGGGTGGAGGCGAAGGCGGAGTTCGAAGAGCTCTTCCCGGCTCTCCAGCCGTGCGAGGTCTCCATCACGACCACGGACGGAAAGACCCATACGCAGCGAATGGACTATCCCATGGGAGATCCGCGAAACCCCATGACCGACGCGCAAATGGAAGCCAAGTTCCACGCGCTCTCGAAGGGAGTGCTTTCCTCAGACAGGATAGCGGCGGCAGAGGCAGCCATTCACGATGCCGAGAACGCCCCGACCATCACCGAACTGATGGAGGCGTTTGCTTCCCCGCCCGAGTAA
- a CDS encoding MBL fold metallo-hydrolase codes for MAIPVSRDAGRGLLVLAGRRDPRAGFLGGFHAFPGGVHEESDGELIPGAEEEVLRRTAARELLEETGLRIDPADLLDAGRRITPPFSSRRFDSRMYLAPFAEPLLPSPSTAELSDLHWTRPADLLTRWERREIRVSPPLLPLLREMVRDSSGSPRDLAGRLRSVNEEIEQVGASAEFAPHVHLIPQATPTLPPATHTNCYLVGSREFVVIDPGSARADEAERLRAHIARRVKEGGRPVAILGTHHHPDHVAGVEVVANEWELPVRMHRLTWEAWGGIPPQGLDRQDLEDGAEIHLSGGERLRALHTPGHAVGHLSFLEERAGALFAGDLVSGASTILVESAPGGLVRYLASLARIRDLNATTLFPAHGTPMTAPAADIQRVMDHRLDRERRILAAVVSGARTVDEVVGVAYDDLPDSAHPLAALQAGTHLMKLEDEGRISRDPSGTWSPA; via the coding sequence GTGGCCATTCCCGTGAGCCGCGATGCGGGACGCGGGCTCTTGGTGCTGGCCGGGCGGAGGGATCCCCGGGCCGGATTCCTGGGCGGCTTCCATGCGTTTCCGGGCGGAGTGCACGAGGAGTCGGACGGGGAGCTCATCCCCGGGGCGGAGGAGGAAGTCCTTCGCCGGACGGCGGCCCGGGAACTGCTGGAGGAAACCGGGCTCCGTATCGATCCGGCAGACCTGCTGGACGCCGGGCGGAGAATCACGCCGCCTTTTTCGAGCCGCCGTTTCGATTCACGGATGTATCTGGCGCCCTTTGCGGAACCGCTGCTCCCGTCACCCTCGACCGCGGAACTCTCCGACCTCCACTGGACCCGGCCCGCCGACCTTCTGACCCGATGGGAGAGGCGTGAGATTCGTGTCTCGCCGCCGCTCTTGCCACTCTTGCGGGAGATGGTGCGGGATTCGTCGGGGAGTCCGCGGGATCTTGCGGGTCGGCTGCGATCCGTGAACGAAGAGATCGAACAGGTCGGGGCGAGTGCTGAGTTTGCGCCGCATGTTCATCTCATCCCGCAGGCCACCCCGACGCTTCCGCCCGCAACGCACACCAACTGCTATCTGGTGGGCTCGCGGGAGTTTGTGGTGATCGACCCGGGAAGCGCCCGGGCGGACGAGGCCGAGCGGCTTCGCGCGCACATTGCCCGGCGCGTGAAGGAAGGCGGTCGTCCGGTGGCCATCCTGGGCACCCACCACCACCCGGACCATGTGGCGGGAGTAGAGGTGGTGGCGAACGAGTGGGAGTTGCCGGTTCGTATGCATCGCCTCACATGGGAAGCGTGGGGCGGCATTCCTCCGCAGGGTCTGGACCGGCAGGATCTGGAGGATGGTGCAGAGATCCATCTCTCCGGTGGGGAACGCTTGCGCGCACTGCACACCCCCGGGCATGCCGTGGGGCATCTCTCGTTTCTGGAGGAACGCGCGGGCGCACTCTTCGCGGGGGATCTGGTGAGCGGAGCTTCGACGATACTCGTTGAGTCGGCACCGGGGGGGCTCGTTCGGTATCTGGCATCCCTGGCGCGCATCCGCGATCTGAACGCGACCACGCTCTTCCCGGCGCACGGCACTCCCATGACGGCCCCCGCCGCGGACATTCAGCGCGTGATGGATCACCGCCTGGATCGGGAGCGTCGCATTCTTGCTGCGGTCGTCTCGGGTGCGCGCACGGTGGACGAGGTCGTGGGTGTCGCGTACGACGATCTGCCCGATTCCGCGCATCCTCTGGCCGCGCTTCAGGCCGGTACGCACCTGATGAAACTGGAGGACGAGGGTCGCATCAGCCGGGACCCCTCCGGCACATGGAGCCCGGCGTGA
- a CDS encoding sugar phosphate nucleotidyltransferase, which translates to MRRNDVLCLVLGGGRGTRLDPLTRYRSKPAVPLGGKFRLVDIPVSNSLNSGVTRIFVITQFNSASLNAHIFRTFQFGPFQRGFVQSLAAEQTVQEKDWFQGTADAVRRSLVHIEGYRPRDVLILSGDQIYRMDFGPMIRQHRSTGAAVTVAATPVSEDRTSALGLMKLDPSGRILSFLEKPESPDLLAGHELPSGLREKGDTDPVYPASMGIYLFRFDVLRDVVTRVGNVDFGRDVLPRVVEEQDARGHIFRGYWEDIGTIRAYYEANLALAASEPPFVFHTPGAPVYTRPRFLGPTRITGCSVRESMICEGSYLHGSVIDRSVIGIRSVVSPDASLTRTVMFGADGYEGDLPRQQGDPPLGIGRGSHIEGALIDRNARIGEGVRITPKPAGMYEDHDFHFIRDGIVVIPKNYAVPDGAEI; encoded by the coding sequence ATGCGTAGAAACGATGTCCTCTGCCTCGTGCTGGGGGGGGGTCGGGGAACCCGCCTCGACCCGCTCACCCGCTACCGCTCCAAGCCTGCCGTCCCGCTGGGCGGCAAGTTTCGCCTTGTGGACATTCCCGTCTCCAACAGCCTGAACTCCGGCGTCACGCGGATCTTCGTCATCACGCAGTTCAACTCCGCATCTCTCAACGCGCATATCTTCCGCACATTCCAGTTCGGCCCGTTCCAGCGCGGTTTTGTGCAGAGTCTTGCGGCAGAGCAAACCGTGCAGGAGAAGGACTGGTTTCAGGGAACCGCCGACGCAGTCCGCCGGTCGCTCGTCCACATCGAGGGCTACCGGCCGCGCGATGTCCTCATCCTCTCCGGCGACCAGATCTACCGCATGGACTTTGGACCCATGATTCGCCAGCACCGCTCCACCGGGGCGGCCGTGACGGTGGCAGCCACGCCGGTCTCCGAGGACCGGACCTCCGCACTGGGGCTGATGAAGCTCGACCCGTCCGGCCGCATTCTCTCCTTTCTGGAAAAGCCGGAGTCTCCGGACCTTCTTGCGGGCCACGAACTCCCCTCGGGTCTCCGCGAGAAGGGAGATACAGACCCTGTCTATCCCGCCTCCATGGGGATCTACCTCTTCCGCTTCGATGTCCTGCGGGATGTGGTGACGCGTGTCGGGAATGTCGACTTCGGCCGGGATGTCCTGCCGCGAGTGGTGGAGGAACAGGATGCACGCGGGCACATCTTCCGCGGGTACTGGGAAGACATCGGGACGATCCGCGCATACTACGAAGCCAACCTTGCGCTCGCGGCGTCGGAGCCCCCGTTCGTCTTTCACACGCCCGGAGCACCGGTGTACACGCGCCCCCGCTTCCTCGGGCCGACACGGATTACCGGGTGCTCCGTCCGGGAGTCCATGATCTGCGAAGGAAGCTACCTGCACGGATCGGTCATCGATCGCTCCGTCATCGGGATTCGCAGCGTCGTGAGCCCGGACGCGTCACTCACACGAACGGTCATGTTCGGTGCCGACGGCTACGAAGGAGACCTCCCCCGGCAGCAGGGAGATCCTCCTCTCGGCATTGGCCGCGGCAGCCACATCGAAGGAGCGCTGATCGACAGGAACGCACGGATCGGCGAAGGCGTCCGCATCACTCCCAAGCCAGCGGGCATGTACGAAGACCACGACTTCCATTTCATCCGGGACGGCATTGTCGTCATTCCAAAGAACTACGCGGTCCCGGACGGGGCCGAAATCTGA
- a CDS encoding fused MFS/spermidine synthase — protein MTSRRLTPVLLLFFLSGANGLLYQVVWVRQFVHVFGATVLAVSTVLAAFMGGLALGGAWGGRIARRLRRPLRTYGWMELGLALYAGAVPWILVLLDPVYGALNAKLGGSFWMLSTVRFALSTLVLVPPTFAMGATLPILARYAEGGNRAASGVARLYSVNTLGAVAGTVATGFVLLPEIGVLRTLALGVLVNLLLAVTAILLGRREEAGAPRTPEAPRAGETVVRAIPGSLILLTAGVLGFAALSSEILWTRVLSLALGGTAYSFVIVLAVFLLGIAGGSAWAAHLLRGGGSRAQRVFVACPAAIAWLTLALLPVFDRLPGLFMELSARGGGWAGGIAVRAVVAAIPLLPPTFLSGAAFPLAVGILRRDGVSRSVGDVYSANTLGAILGSWAAAFVLIPAFGLRGGLLFGSAVLTASSAVLLLALGSRRTAGMSVALILVTAAGMVGLPDWNRARLTRGGFAVAVDLRRSGAAELGEERGEVVFLEEGITSTITVRRWGGDLSMQMNGVTEASNTKDLVTQVVLGGLGAILHEGPQDVLVIGLGSGITAAAAASHPGVESVDCAEISEAVIRGARWFDEDADHILDDPRLRMIVGDGRNHLRLTDRTYDLIVSEPSNVWNSGVGALMTAEFFELASERLNPGGILVSWIQGYSLSSEALRSVLAAARGSFPRVSLWMGGWGDFMIVAGDARFGIDGERLLRKGRNPEVGKLLARMETPDLLSLLAKNLLAGDAVDRFVDGFPANSDDNLYLEFEAPRLIHKDTMPELFRRLQRNAGGTEQLLVNAPPGLAEALPGVRRAASLDTAARLSFRAGEGVEGMRQAEEAYRLQPASPSTARLLAIAFTGRGEARMRQGQSREAAEDFLRAVELSPADPAPFANLARLHRGEGRWTTACEASDEALRRAPRNPDYLAQRAELHLRMGESEEAARLARAALERSSGNREAFIALGQALDRLGRGAEADGVWATALRRFPEDRDLAHRAAKRSLQPDPE, from the coding sequence GTGACCTCCCGCCGTCTCACGCCAGTTCTTCTCCTGTTCTTCCTCTCGGGAGCCAACGGGCTTCTCTATCAGGTGGTCTGGGTGCGGCAGTTCGTGCATGTCTTCGGCGCGACGGTGCTGGCCGTGTCGACCGTCCTGGCCGCATTCATGGGAGGGCTTGCGCTGGGCGGTGCCTGGGGCGGGCGCATCGCGAGGCGCCTGCGCCGTCCTCTCCGAACCTATGGCTGGATGGAACTGGGGCTTGCGCTCTACGCGGGAGCGGTCCCCTGGATTCTCGTGCTGCTCGACCCGGTGTACGGGGCGCTCAACGCGAAGCTCGGCGGGTCTTTCTGGATGCTGTCCACCGTCCGATTCGCACTGTCCACCCTGGTTCTCGTGCCTCCCACCTTTGCGATGGGAGCCACGCTGCCGATTCTCGCGCGGTATGCGGAGGGCGGGAATCGAGCGGCTTCCGGAGTGGCACGCCTGTACTCCGTCAACACGCTGGGGGCGGTGGCGGGGACGGTGGCGACCGGCTTCGTTCTTCTGCCGGAAATCGGGGTCTTGCGGACGCTGGCGCTCGGGGTGCTGGTGAATCTCCTTCTTGCGGTCACCGCAATACTCCTTGGCCGCCGCGAAGAGGCGGGTGCTCCGCGCACTCCCGAAGCCCCGCGTGCCGGAGAGACCGTCGTTCGCGCGATCCCCGGCAGCCTGATCCTTCTGACGGCCGGAGTGCTGGGCTTTGCGGCGCTCTCCTCCGAGATCCTCTGGACGCGGGTCTTGTCACTGGCTCTTGGCGGAACGGCGTATTCGTTCGTGATTGTGCTCGCGGTGTTCCTGCTCGGGATTGCGGGGGGGAGCGCATGGGCGGCGCACCTCTTGCGGGGCGGGGGGAGCCGGGCGCAACGCGTGTTCGTGGCGTGCCCGGCCGCCATCGCGTGGCTCACGCTGGCGCTGCTCCCGGTGTTCGACCGTCTCCCCGGGCTTTTCATGGAGCTGTCGGCCCGTGGTGGAGGCTGGGCAGGGGGGATTGCCGTGCGCGCGGTCGTGGCGGCCATTCCGCTTCTCCCGCCCACATTCCTCTCGGGGGCCGCCTTCCCGCTGGCGGTGGGGATCCTGCGCCGGGATGGCGTGAGTCGTTCGGTGGGCGATGTCTACTCGGCCAACACGCTCGGCGCGATTCTCGGATCCTGGGCTGCCGCTTTCGTCTTGATTCCCGCGTTCGGCCTGCGCGGAGGACTCCTGTTCGGCTCGGCGGTCCTGACTGCGTCAAGTGCTGTTCTGCTGCTCGCGCTCGGGTCCCGACGAACTGCCGGAATGTCTGTGGCTCTGATTCTCGTCACAGCGGCCGGGATGGTAGGTCTCCCCGACTGGAATCGTGCGCGGCTGACCCGGGGTGGCTTCGCCGTGGCCGTGGATCTCCGGCGTTCCGGCGCGGCCGAGCTGGGCGAGGAGCGAGGCGAGGTGGTCTTTCTGGAGGAGGGCATCACTTCCACGATCACCGTCCGGCGCTGGGGGGGGGATCTCAGCATGCAGATGAACGGCGTGACCGAAGCGAGCAACACGAAGGATCTGGTTACGCAGGTTGTGCTCGGCGGTCTGGGGGCGATCCTGCACGAAGGGCCGCAGGATGTGCTGGTGATCGGACTGGGAAGCGGGATTACGGCCGCGGCCGCCGCCAGTCATCCCGGCGTGGAGAGTGTGGACTGCGCGGAAATCTCCGAAGCCGTCATCCGGGGTGCCCGCTGGTTCGATGAAGATGCCGACCACATTCTGGACGATCCGCGTCTCCGCATGATTGTCGGAGATGGCCGGAATCACCTGCGCCTGACGGATCGCACCTATGACCTCATTGTGTCGGAGCCGTCGAATGTGTGGAACTCGGGAGTCGGGGCGCTGATGACGGCGGAGTTCTTCGAACTGGCGTCCGAGCGACTCAACCCCGGCGGCATTCTAGTTTCCTGGATTCAGGGGTACTCGTTGTCGTCGGAAGCCCTGCGATCCGTTCTGGCCGCCGCCCGGGGGAGTTTCCCCAGGGTGTCGTTGTGGATGGGTGGATGGGGCGACTTCATGATTGTCGCGGGAGATGCCCGGTTTGGGATCGATGGGGAGCGCCTCCTTCGCAAGGGTCGCAATCCCGAGGTCGGCAAGCTGCTCGCGCGCATGGAGACGCCGGACCTGCTCAGCCTGCTTGCGAAGAACCTCCTGGCCGGAGATGCGGTCGACCGGTTTGTGGACGGGTTCCCGGCGAACTCGGACGACAATCTCTACCTGGAGTTCGAGGCCCCCCGCCTGATCCACAAGGACACCATGCCCGAGCTCTTCCGGCGGTTGCAGCGGAATGCAGGCGGCACGGAGCAGCTGCTCGTGAACGCCCCCCCCGGACTGGCGGAGGCTCTTCCCGGTGTCCGCCGCGCGGCGAGTCTCGATACGGCGGCGCGCCTCTCTTTCCGAGCAGGGGAAGGCGTGGAGGGAATGCGCCAGGCGGAGGAAGCCTACCGCCTCCAGCCGGCCTCTCCGTCAACGGCCCGGCTTCTGGCCATCGCATTCACCGGGCGGGGAGAGGCGCGAATGCGTCAGGGGCAGTCGCGGGAAGCGGCGGAAGACTTCCTGCGGGCGGTGGAACTGAGTCCGGCGGATCCGGCGCCCTTCGCGAATCTGGCACGACTCCATCGTGGCGAAGGCCGGTGGACGACGGCGTGCGAAGCCTCGGACGAGGCCCTCCGGCGTGCGCCGCGGAATCCCGACTACCTTGCGCAGCGTGCCGAGCTTCACTTGCGCATGGGCGAATCGGAAGAGGCGGCCCGCCTGGCGCGGGCTGCGCTGGAGCGAAGCTCCGGGAACCGGGAGGCGTTCATCGCGCTGGGGCAGGCCCTGGATCGCCTGGGGAGGGGGGCGGAGGCAGACGGCGTGTGGGCGACAGCGCTTCGCCGCTTTCCGGAGGATCGGGACCTGGCCCATCGGGCGGCGAAACGGTCGCTTCAGCCGGATCCGGAGTGA
- a CDS encoding metal-dependent transcriptional regulator, whose product MKVWKRFSQKEITHSMAHYLQAVAALKREKGHARVGDIAGKLGVSKSGVTSMLRSLQGRGLVDHERYGCVELTTEGVRFARQTEANRRILTVFFSEILGVTPRAADEDACMIEHLVSPEAMNQLLRLTTLVQSDDPVATAFREAFREYRQTCSVGGEDCGICEDTCLRETWCEDADRTDSGRGEG is encoded by the coding sequence ATGAAAGTCTGGAAACGGTTCAGCCAGAAGGAGATCACCCACTCCATGGCCCATTACCTCCAGGCCGTGGCCGCGCTGAAGCGGGAGAAGGGGCACGCGCGCGTCGGGGACATCGCCGGGAAGCTCGGCGTGTCGAAGAGCGGCGTCACGAGCATGCTGCGCTCTCTCCAGGGTCGGGGTCTGGTGGATCACGAGCGCTACGGCTGTGTGGAACTCACCACCGAGGGCGTGCGCTTCGCCCGACAGACGGAAGCCAACCGGCGCATCCTCACGGTTTTCTTCAGCGAGATTCTGGGCGTCACGCCCCGGGCTGCGGACGAAGACGCTTGCATGATTGAGCACCTCGTGAGCCCGGAGGCCATGAATCAGCTTCTACGCCTGACCACGCTGGTGCAGTCGGATGACCCGGTGGCCACGGCCTTCCGCGAGGCATTTCGCGAGTACCGCCAGACTTGCAGTGTGGGTGGAGAGGACTGTGGAATCTGTGAAGACACCTGCCTCCGGGAGACTTGGTGCGAGGACGCAGACCGAACGGATTCCGGAAGGGGTGAAGGATGA
- the feoB gene encoding ferrous iron transport protein B codes for MSHQPEKETAAPRLARVAPRPTPNPEERSVAILGNPNSGKTTLFNALTGLRQKVGNYPGVTVEKKIGRCELPSGGAVDVLDLPGTYSLRPGSPDEMIVRDVLLGLQPDTPSPDLVVFVVDATRLDRHLFLAMQVIELGRPVIFVLNMIDEAEKRGFSIDAPALERLLGVPVVPISASKGIGIGNLRRAMERPVEPSTATFRQWPPMVRKVLASLSARLPRRGLLSDAGRLDLAMALLLDDGEDDALGRYTPPEVQDDLPVLRSRLDAAFPEWQSHEPVGIYDAIEEVMTAAVRSPDEEVDSVRERIDRVLTHRVAGPVFFAVLMGTVFLSVYEWAAPFMDLIDSGVGSVGGLLTGVLPEGPIRSLVVDGILAGVGAMVIFVPQIAILFLFIAIMEDSGYMARAAFIMDRLMGRVGLSGRAFIPLLSSFACAIPGVMATRTIAHRRDRLATMMIAPFMSCSARLPVYALLIGAFVPHRMIGIFPMQGLTLFAMYILGILIAVGVAWTLKRTVLRGGKPLYVMELPPYRMPSIRSVTGIVLERSVLFLRKAGTVILAVSIILWFLASYPNGGPTVGPLQEQRVAAETRGDTEAAAELEGRIAGETLRNSFAGRAGRFLEPVIEPLGFDWRIGIGLITSLAAREVLVSTMSTVFHLGDSDEDFVSLREKMRTATDPETGERVYTTLTAVSLMVFFVLACQCLATLAVVRRETASWLWPAFMFVLMNSLAWVASFVVYQGGLLLGLG; via the coding sequence ATGTCTCACCAGCCTGAGAAGGAGACTGCGGCCCCCCGGCTGGCCCGCGTGGCTCCACGGCCCACACCGAATCCGGAAGAGCGGTCGGTGGCCATTCTCGGCAATCCCAACTCGGGGAAGACCACCCTTTTCAACGCACTCACCGGTCTTAGACAGAAGGTCGGGAATTACCCCGGTGTGACGGTGGAAAAGAAGATCGGCCGCTGCGAGCTTCCCTCCGGAGGCGCGGTGGATGTTCTGGATCTTCCGGGGACATACAGTCTGCGGCCCGGATCCCCGGATGAGATGATCGTGCGGGATGTTCTGCTCGGCCTCCAGCCGGATACTCCCAGCCCGGATCTTGTGGTGTTCGTCGTGGATGCCACGCGCCTTGACCGACATCTCTTCCTTGCCATGCAGGTCATCGAACTGGGTCGACCGGTGATCTTCGTGCTCAACATGATCGACGAAGCGGAGAAGCGCGGTTTCTCCATCGATGCCCCGGCGCTGGAGCGGTTGCTCGGGGTGCCGGTGGTTCCGATCTCCGCGTCGAAGGGAATCGGCATCGGAAACCTGCGGCGGGCCATGGAGCGTCCGGTGGAACCGTCCACCGCGACCTTCCGGCAGTGGCCCCCGATGGTGCGGAAGGTCCTTGCGTCTCTGTCGGCACGCCTCCCCCGCAGAGGGCTCCTCTCCGACGCCGGGCGGCTCGATCTGGCGATGGCGCTGCTTCTGGACGACGGCGAGGATGATGCGCTGGGCCGTTACACCCCTCCGGAGGTTCAGGACGATCTTCCGGTTCTGCGCTCCCGGCTGGACGCGGCGTTCCCGGAGTGGCAGTCCCACGAACCGGTGGGGATCTACGACGCCATCGAAGAGGTGATGACGGCCGCTGTACGGAGCCCCGACGAAGAAGTCGACAGCGTACGCGAGCGCATCGACCGCGTCCTCACTCACCGAGTCGCCGGGCCGGTGTTCTTCGCTGTGCTGATGGGGACCGTCTTCCTCTCCGTGTACGAGTGGGCGGCCCCGTTCATGGACCTCATCGATTCCGGCGTCGGCTCTGTCGGCGGGCTCCTGACCGGAGTTCTGCCGGAAGGGCCGATACGATCACTGGTGGTGGACGGCATTCTCGCGGGCGTGGGCGCCATGGTGATCTTCGTGCCGCAGATCGCCATTCTCTTTCTGTTCATCGCGATCATGGAGGACTCCGGCTACATGGCACGCGCCGCGTTCATCATGGATCGGCTCATGGGGAGGGTTGGGCTTTCGGGGCGCGCGTTCATTCCGCTGCTCTCCTCCTTCGCTTGCGCCATTCCCGGAGTCATGGCGACGCGCACCATTGCGCACCGCCGCGATCGTCTGGCGACGATGATGATTGCGCCGTTCATGTCGTGCAGTGCGCGTTTGCCGGTGTACGCGCTTCTCATCGGCGCCTTTGTTCCTCATCGCATGATCGGGATCTTCCCGATGCAGGGGCTCACGCTCTTCGCCATGTACATCCTTGGGATTCTCATCGCGGTGGGCGTGGCATGGACGCTGAAGCGAACAGTTCTCCGGGGCGGCAAGCCGCTCTATGTGATGGAGCTGCCGCCGTATCGAATGCCGTCCATACGCTCCGTCACCGGCATTGTCCTGGAGCGGAGCGTGCTCTTCCTGCGAAAGGCAGGCACCGTGATTCTTGCGGTGTCCATCATCCTCTGGTTCCTGGCGTCGTACCCGAACGGCGGGCCCACGGTGGGTCCGCTGCAGGAGCAACGGGTTGCGGCGGAGACCAGGGGAGACACGGAGGCGGCGGCGGAACTGGAGGGGCGGATCGCCGGAGAAACACTTCGGAACTCGTTTGCGGGGCGGGCCGGGCGTTTTCTCGAGCCGGTGATCGAGCCGCTCGGGTTTGACTGGCGCATCGGGATCGGACTCATCACCTCGCTGGCGGCTCGCGAGGTCCTGGTGTCGACCATGTCCACGGTCTTCCATCTGGGGGACTCGGACGAGGACTTCGTTTCGCTGCGAGAGAAGATGCGCACCGCGACGGATCCGGAAACGGGGGAGCGTGTCTACACCACGCTGACCGCCGTGAGCCTGATGGTCTTCTTCGTCCTGGCCTGCCAGTGTCTGGCCACGCTGGCGGTGGTGCGGCGGGAGACGGCTTCCTGGCTCTGGCCGGCCTTCATGTTCGTGCTGATGAACTCGCTGGCCTGGGTGGCTTCATTCGTCGTGTATCAGGGCGGGCTGCTTCTGGGACTGGGGTGA